From Xyrauchen texanus isolate HMW12.3.18 chromosome 44, RBS_HiC_50CHRs, whole genome shotgun sequence:
GTAGGTGCAGCTGTTGCCATTTCAAAGGGCTTTTCTATCTGAGGTTCTTTAAACTCAAGTGTGATTTGAACATTAAAGTGCTGTAGCCTCTTCAATTTATGTATTTGATTCATTATAGTAATATAACATTGTAAAGGGCACAAGCTGTTTACTGTGCAAGAACAAGATATTTCATCTTAGTTCATGAAAGAACATTTTCCTTGAAGCATCCCTCTTAAATTATGCATCTCTGTGGAATGAATGCAACCGTGCCCAGCTGAAGAGGCTTTGACACTGAAATTCCAAATCTAATCAGAAACACAGgtgataaaatgttatttaaaagtgaatacatgaacaaaatgaaattaaccTGCCTCAGTATTTTGCAATCTACCTTAAGGTTAAGATTATCATTAACTGAAATGATTACTTAAAAATTATCCAAATTAATCACTTTAATGACGCAATGTACAAACTGGACATGGGTTCCGCTCTGCCAATAAGACAGCAAACTGCAGACAacacaaccacaaacaaatgcatgAGAAAACGGTggacaaataaaaacattccAAAGCCTTTGCGAGCTGCCGGTCATGTTTGTATCTAGGCACTTTCAGTGGTTCAGTTTCTTCCCCTCCAGTAGAGGGCAGTAGCTGTGTATCATGTGGTCTCATCTGGGCATGTACTCCTGTGGTAGACCGCTGAGATTTCTGTCTCTGAGGGCTTTATCTACTGTGCGGATGTGTTCATCTATACAAGCTCTCATCTCAGGGGTGAAGGGATCAAAGGTCAGACTACGAGATCCAGAGCGTTTAAAATGTCCATCTCTGTTGCTTTCCAAACATAGAAGTCTTTCCTCTGGAATGCTGATGTTCAGAAAAGTGGTAATAGTCTTTAACTGTGGGAGAACATCTTTCTGAAGATTCTCAAAGTGTATCACAAGCAGGCGATGGGCAAATCGCAGCCAGGTCAGAGCATGAGACACCCACCAGGATGAATAACTGTCCACAAACTCAGACCATTCTGTGAATGAGATGGTACTGTGCTTAGAACTAAACCCAAATAACTTTTACAAGCTTAAAACTATTTCAGTTATATGGAAATGTGAGAAATCTCTGATTATCAGTAGATTTCACTTAAAGGGTGaactaataaattaaaatgatgtgtatatttactcacactcatgatgttccaaacacaCATGTCTTTCTTGCGCAGAATACAAAAACAGATATTGAAGGATGTTCCATTTGCCTGTTTCAAtacaaagtgtcataaaagtagtcagtGTGGCtcgtgtgtcatattccaagtcttctgaagccatgcctTGTTATTACATTTCAGCTTGTATTTTCACTGTATCATATGCACTTAtgataaggtaaaaaaaaactaataaagcCAAAATTTAATAATTCTCTCAATTTATTAATTGCAAAGCAATCTCAAGGCAATCTAAAACTGTAGAAAGTCTTGCTGGTAAAGATGGGTTTTTAGAtctctctttaaaggaatattctgggtttaatacaagttaagcttcctactgaatgtcttcagaagacttggaaaatgacGCATGAGTTGCGTCCATTCTTtgaaagctttaaagtgagtcactttaGAGGAATCACCAAGAGGGATATCCTAAAACAAtcctccatttgtgttctgctgcaaaaagacatttggaacaacatgaagctgaataaatgatgacccattttggggtgaactatccctttaaacagatattttaaaaatCCCCATTATTTTCAAGTTAGTGCTATTCAATTATTAAAGTAAAGAGATTTATGACTGCTGAATATTTTTACCATTTTGTGCAATGAGATTTGTGTTTTTAAGACATGTTGAGAATTCTGTCGAAACCTCTGGATCCCATCTGGCTTATCACCACATTTGAGGGGTGTACACACAGGTTGCATTCTTGCTTTCAAAAACTGCTAGACGGAGTGCAACAGAATGGAACAAAACTCAGAGGTTTCGGCACAGCGGCTTAAAAACAACTCTAATGGTGCATAATGCTATGAACAGCTACTGTGACGTGATGCAAAATGTAAAGATGTGCACACAGTTCAACAATCAATACAACAGCACAAATATTAATGCATGAATGCTGGCTGAAATCAACTTAGTTTCTATCATTATTGGTACCTTTGCTTTTCCAGTGAACTTCCGACGCGTAGCCCAAGTGTCCGGCACACTTGCGGTTGAACTCTGCCATCAGAGAGCGATAGGGGTTTCGCATTAGCAGAATGGCAGAGTTGAACATTTCAATCTCTCGCTGGCCGCTCTCGTGAGTCTTGACACAGATGACTCTCCCACTCTGCCAGTAATCCTTCTCTCCTTTAAAACCTACAGAAgggtgaaaacacacacacacacacacacacacacacacacacacacacacacacacacacacacacacacacacacacacacacacacacacacacacacacaaatacacatacctGTGCATCAAAGCTCCACTCCCTTTACTGTAAAAGAACAGGTGTCTATCGATAACAGGGATGTGCCAGGGTGGTCGACTAATTGAATAGTCGTCTAACAAATGACTTGTCGAATAGTGAGGTCGACTtctaacaataatatttttagttGTGGTGGTTTAAATGGGAGATGTAATactcaaattaattgagagatGGAACTATTTAGTGTTTTTGTATTATGTTAGCTTGTTGTGCTTAACAGTGAATAACAGACAGCACATTTTTGTAATACTTTaggtttcgtttttttttttatgtgttgttGTTACATCAAATCGctgcatcaacaatacatttcagaATGATCAGACatgaaatcctctgctgtgagtaatattaaaactacctgcctaatattgtgtaggtcccccacgtgctgccaaaaccattctgatggttgatgtgaacattaactgaatggtcaatggtctgcacttatatagtgcttttgtaaccttagtggttttcaaagcgctttacactgtgtctcattcacccattcacacactcacaccaatGACGGCTAGCCTGCATTGGGttcaacttggggttcagtgtcttgcaaaaggacacttcggcatgtggagtcatgtgggccaggaatccaACCGCCAACCATGCGATTAGtgaccaactgagccacagccgccacaaCGGAAGCTCCTGTCCTGTATCTGCATGTGTATCTATAATTTACTCCGATTGGTGCcaagaacaaaaaacatccagtaagcagcagttctgcagatggaaacaccttgttgatgagagaggtcaacagaaaatggcctgacttgttcgaactgacaaagactatggtaactgctctgtacaactgtggcgagaagaatagcatctcagaatagcattctttgggttggtgctgtttttgcggcacaagggggacctacacaatagtaGGCAggtttttttaatgttgtggctgatcggtgtatatatatatatatatatatatatatatatatatatatatatacagttgtggACAATAactaagtaaatgtaattcgttactgtacttaagtagctttttttgcatatctgtactttactgaagtatttaaatttggggagacttttactttaactccactacatttcaaagtcaaatatcttactttttactctactacattttcaaaatcggtcgttcctttttatttatgagtggataaaaatgtaactggtcaaacgagccaccaatcacagtacagcgcgcgcgctttgttttgaccttgccttggcggcatctaaccaggggtgcgtttcccaaaagcatcgttagccaactatggtagcaagttccgtcgttatcatcatagttcaacgagtcggtgtttcccgaaaccatcgttccaacgaacattcgcaaacagcatcgcagggttgtgtggttggaacgacagctctcgacctgtggttagaagcagagtttcttgttattataacatgtgggcttaataaattattatcttgagccaaataagcaagatgacattcagtacaatcagtatcttttatttagaagacatacaaatgtcctttatgtcttttagtttgtcaatagatttaaagcaccgtttttgaagagtgcgcatgtgtgaacgtgctctagtgcgtaagaacgagcctatgattgaatctggaaataaagcaaataactgagacaaatatgagatagtcctcagatgacatgtccgtaatttatagcaaaacatctagcattaattcgatcgcaaacagattcattaaaagtagtttttactccaccacatgtgtgacatcattaaccaacgtggttgaacaaccaatttgcgacaatacggtttcgggacacagtcgtgactagcaagttgatttcttcaacagtgcatcgtactacggtagtggagcagcaagttacgtcgttgtacgggaaacgcaccccagagccgttaaatatgagagttgcgaacatagacggttgcgacagtgatctcgccgccgcgcggtcacgtgattcgtgtagctctcaatagttccaaacaaattgcgttgccaatgattgtaagcggggcagagagcagcagctattattgcagcaattatcggtaaatattgacacataatgtacatcgcttattatgttgacactaaaatgacttgcatataatagcatttttttttctggggagtagcagaaacactgcattaatacgtttttgtgtttaattttggaggaaaattggctgctcccataacatatatatatatatatatatatatatatatatatatatatatatatatatatatatatatatattcaatggtgttgtgcaggtttatgtgaatgtatcataacattaggatgttaataattatgaccatagacactcgagaaaaatatatacagtaaatactgtaaatgtattataccttatgggaacagtcccttccctccaaaattaaacacacaaaaaatgtattcaattcaaatatatatatatatatatatatatatatatatatatatatatatatatatatatatatatatatatatatatatatatatatctgactaattaatttcattttattaatagattggtgtgccaagagtgacattagtcttcatgtagactgagttaagcaagagtcttgtgacaaattataatagcacattatggccataaaaaatcatagtacttggatacttaagtacatttgaaggcaaatacttttgtacttttactcaagtgaatgtttaaaggcagcacttttacttttacttgagtaatattttaccttgagtatctttactttaactcaagtacatggtatgtgtacttcgtccaccactgcatatatatatatatatataagttgtgCTCTTTATGTGTTCATTTTCACTCTCCTCCATGATCAcaatatggtaaatggtaaatgtgtgtttgtggaaTCTCACCTTTGTTGTATAAAGAACCATCAAAGTAATAACTGCCAGTGTAGAATCCAGTGGCCAACTCAATCAAATGACGTAACCAGGTGTTTCCTGCCCCTGGAAAGCTGGAGAGGGCTACAAGGGGCCTGGATTTCTGGGGCAGAAATGTGCGTTCTTTGCATTTTGCATCTGAAAGAACAGATCTAGGTAAAGATGAATTCTTGAAGAGCATCAAGAGTAAGTTATGTGGCAGGTTAAATATGCACTCTCTTACAGTACCCAGCACAGGTGTACTGTAGACCCAAAAGTAGTCCAGGTCATAAATGGAAGTGTGGTTTGTTTGGTTGCCCCTCCCACACATGTGTTCCTGCTCACTCATCTGCATTGTGAAAAGAAAGGGGGCGTGGCTGCAGAAACAATCCCGACCTCTCAATAAAGCCAATGGCAGCTCCTGAGAAGGTCAGACACAATGTTCAGAGGTGCAGAAAAaggtgcaatttaaaaaaaacatataatttgtaATGCGGTCTTGTTAGCCAGCTGATGTTCTTCTAGAGTAGACAGATGTCTAGATTTAATCTactataaataaatgcatgctttAAATTAGCTGATAAcaagttcctgtagctcaactggtagagcatggcgctagcaacgccaaggtcatgggtttaaaTCCCAGGGTTTATACCTAAAAATATTAGATAATAGTAtatgccaattgaataaatgaatatttatgaATTCAACCTTATCTGTGCAGGTCTCTATACACTGTTGTGGCATGTGATTCATCCAAGAGGTCTGGATCAGGAAGTGAGCAGTAGAGTTCTTTGGCCTGTTGAAACAGCCATAGTAGTGGATCGTTCTGTCTGAGAAACATTGGGCAGAAAACAGAGGTTGACTTGCACAAAGTATCAGATGACACACCAACTTTATTTTATCAGATGCAACATAAAGTCCACAATCTCACACAGTCTTTCCGTTTTATCTAATATTTCTGAATCCAGGCAGGTACAAGGTTCTGGCCTGCATTCAATAGAAAACTTCTAAACAAAGTTCTCTAATCCATTACTCCCAACAGATATAAAGCATGTCACATGATTGAGGTATGTCCTATTCCAAGGACATCTGTGTGTGGCCTATTTAAGCCGAACTGTGCTTATCTTGGTCTGCAGGCATTCTGTTCTCATGCTTGTTATATTTCTGCTTTAATGTGACTCACATCTCCTCTGTCCTGGAAGCTGATCCTCAACtctgtagacagacagacggcCCACCCCTCCACAGGGGGAGCCCTTCTCTCCCCGGCACTCAAGATTGCAGTCCTCTCTCCGAGCCCGATGGGCACAAACACGATTACCACAATGGCACTCCGCTCCATATTCCAGCCCAGCATACCGGAACCCACTGCAAAGAGAAAACAGTCTTCACTTTGGTGAAATTTACATAGACAAGCAATTTTctttgttctattctgttctgttctgttcttttctgttctaaatgtgtgtgtacagtgagCAGCATTAGTGTTGGGCTTTTACACTTCAGTTTACCCTACATTTCCCCAACAAATTCTAATTCTACGTCTACACTACGCCGCTCATCCACCTTAGAACAACACTCATTCCACCATTTACCTCCATCAAAAAatggagactttcgaaaacaCCTTCAAGTACCACatactttgaaaaacaatgacGTTAGGAAATGGAAAAAAGAGTTTTCAACTGTTTTCAGTTTGCTAACCTCATTGTTTTCCAAACTATGCTATAATGGAGAGTATtttcaaaacaatgttttcaGTGGGGGGGAAATACCGTTCCAGTGTGCAGAAGAGGCAGAAattaaagtctttctagcaagtcagtcaatTGGTGGCCATCTTAGGAATGCTcccgggaagctatttccagtcatgtaaGTGCAGCTTCTATCCACTTGAATGCATTGGGGAAacaccgaaatctccaaaaaggatggtcaagattacgatcaaagaacatatttaaaatcagcagtaaaatctgacactTCACAAAAAGAAAGCCTTTTCAGTCTTCTCTAAGTTTTTTACAGTAAGAAAAACAATTTCTGGTCATGTTGGAACTTTTAATTACCTGGTGGCATTTCTTGGATGACCTGTGCTGCATAACACCAGTCTAAATAAAACCATTTATTCTATCTGTGAGATGTCTCTATGGTTCTAGCATTCATATCTTTGGTCTCACTCTGACTCATAGTCTTACTCTCTGGCTGGACACCAGGCTGGCCAAATCAGCCAACTCACAATTTGCCTCCTACCTCTGTGGATAAACAATGAATGCATTATTCTGAAAGAACAGAGTTTCTTTAATTTACTCTATGTACTTTTATTAATTCTTGAAGGCATTACCTCTCTGAGCAGGTGTCCTGACACAAAGCGCTGGTCATTTTACGGAAGTCATAAAGAATTGTTCCACCAAGTGCATGCTCCGTTTCGTTGTTTATGAAACATCCGATGTAGGTCCCTAGTTGAGAATGATTCAGAAaaggaaaataacatttatagacACATCTTTGATGAAACTAAAATGCAATGGTAGTAATtctgttattttttatcaaacctTACCTTTATGTCTGCCGTCTTTATGTAATAGATTGCGTTCAGCGTAGCTTTGCGGTTCAGCTCTACTACTGTGGAACCAATGGCGTCTCAGATGTCTGATCTCCAGGTTACGAGACACCAGGCGGCTCTGGTCCATTCTGACACCAGATGGATCAAGAGGTTGGTTCTTCACATCCTGAATTACTCTGGCACCCTTCCTCCTGTTGAACCATCTTTCACCAGGTACCTCCAGGGCTTTAGGTGGTGCCTGTAGGGAGGGAAGTGCAACAGTATCCGTTTCTCTTTCAAACATTACCACACTGGAGCGTTGAAGCAGTAGCATACTTTCTGCCACGATGTAAGCCACGCCCAAGAAGAGGAGGAGCAACTGAGCCCGCCTTAAAAAGTGCTGCAGTCTGTAGAATGGTTTGGCCATCCTTTTCTTTTACTGGTTCAGACCATACAGATTGATGTCAAACAAGACAGGACAAATAAATATGAAGTTCTAGAAAATACTCTGATCTTCATTCTCTGGAAGACTTATTGCCCATTGGGATCAATGGCCTCAAAGCATATTCACAGGAGGACAGCAGCCCTAAAATAAAGATGAAAGGCCTGTCAGAATAAATGCAAGTATTACAGTCATGCATTAAAAAAACTCCTTTCAGCTTTTAAATTTAGCCCCTCAATGAACTTGAATCTCAACTTAACCTCAAAGCACCACAATGACAAAAACAACTGCACAGAATGAGATAAAAACAGTGACAGGAATCAAATAACTTTCTGTAGGCtcttatatatttttatctttgTCATATTTCTCCACTATAAGCAGAAGAAGCAGAAAGAGTTGAGATGACCCAATAGATGTTTCGTTCCTGGGCTAATGAGCATCTTATGTTGAATTGATAAGGGTCTAGTCATGTTTTTCGAACAACTAACAGCTATCTGaaacaaagtatatatatatatatatatatatatatatatatatatatatatatatatatatatatttgtttttcttttcacttATTAACGTTGGAAAACTATGCTGAAATGGGATAAAATGGGACTGTTTTTCTTTGATAAATATGACCCTTGAATCCCTTAGACTGTTTTGTAACAATTACTAG
This genomic window contains:
- the LOC127636294 gene encoding WSC domain-containing protein 1-like isoform X2, whose protein sequence is MAKPFYRLQHFLRRAQLLLLFLGVAYIVAESMLLLQRSSVVMFERETDTVALPSLQAPPKALEVPGERWFNRRKGARVIQDVKNQPLDPSGVRMDQSRLVSRNLEIRHLRRHWFHSSRAEPQSYAERNLLHKDGRHKGTYIGCFINNETEHALGGTILYDFRKMTSALCQDTCSESGFRYAGLEYGAECHCGNRVCAHRARREDCNLECRGEKGSPCGGVGRLSVYRVEDQLPGQRRYRTIHYYGCFNRPKNSTAHFLIQTSWMNHMPQQCIETCTDKELPLALLRGRDCFCSHAPFLFTMQMSEQEHMCGRGNQTNHTSIYDLDYFWVYSTPVLDAKCKERTFLPQKSRPLVALSSFPGAGNTWLRHLIELATGFYTGSYYFDGSLYNKGFKGEKDYWQSGRVICVKTHESGQREIEMFNSAILLMRNPYRSLMAEFNRKCAGHLGYASEVHWKSKEWSEFVDSYSSWWVSHALTWLRFAHRLLVIHFENLQKDVLPQLKTITTFLNISIPEERLLCLESNRDGHFKRSGSRSLTFDPFTPEMRACIDEHIRTVDKALRDRNLSGLPQEYMPR
- the LOC127636294 gene encoding WSC domain-containing protein 1-like isoform X1, giving the protein MAKPFYRLQHFLRRAQLLLLFLGVAYIVAESMLLLQRSSVVMFERETDTVALPSLQAPPKALEVPGERWFNRRKGARVIQDVKNQPLDPSGVRMDQSRLVSRNLEIRHLRRHWFHSSRAEPQSYAERNLLHKDGRHKGTYIGCFINNETEHALGGTILYDFRKMTSALCQDTCSESGFRYAGLEYGAECHCGNRVCAHRARREDCNLECRGEKGSPCGGVGRLSVYRVEDQLPGQRRYRTIHYYGCFNRPKNSTAHFLIQTSWMNHMPQQCIETCTDKELPLALLRGRDCFCSHAPFLFTMQMSEQEHMCGRGNQTNHTSIYDLDYFWVYSTPVLGTVRECIFNLPHNLLLMLFKNSSLPRSVLSDAKCKERTFLPQKSRPLVALSSFPGAGNTWLRHLIELATGFYTGSYYFDGSLYNKGFKGEKDYWQSGRVICVKTHESGQREIEMFNSAILLMRNPYRSLMAEFNRKCAGHLGYASEVHWKSKEWSEFVDSYSSWWVSHALTWLRFAHRLLVIHFENLQKDVLPQLKTITTFLNISIPEERLLCLESNRDGHFKRSGSRSLTFDPFTPEMRACIDEHIRTVDKALRDRNLSGLPQEYMPR
- the LOC127636294 gene encoding WSC domain-containing protein 1-like isoform X3, translated to MAKPFYRLQHFLRRAQLLLLFLGVAYIVAESMLLLQRSSVVMFERETDTVALPSLQAPPKALEVPGERWFNRRKGARVIQDVKNQPLDPSGVRMDQSRLVSRNLEIRHLRRHWFHSSRAEPQSYAERNLLHKDGRHKGTYIGCFINNETEHALGGTILYDFRKMTSALCQDTCSESGFRYAGLEYGAECHCGNRVCAHRARREDCNLECRGEKGSPCGGVGRLSVYRVEDQLPGQRRYRTIHYYGCFNRPKNSTAHFLIQTSWMNHMPQQCIETCTDKELPLALLRGRDCFCSHAPFLFTMQMSEQEHMCGRGNQTNHTSIYDLDYFWVYSTPVLGTVRECIFNLPHNLLLMLFKNSSLPRSVLSDAKCKERTFLPQKSRPLVALSSFPGAGNTWLRHLIELATGFYTGSYYFDGSLYNKGFKGEKDYWQSGRVICVKTHESGQREIEMFNSAILLMRNPYRSLMAEFNRKCAGHLGYASEVHWKSKGKWNILQYLFLYSAQERHVCLEHHE